The Brachyspira aalborgi genome has a segment encoding these proteins:
- the rpoD gene encoding RNA polymerase sigma factor RpoD: MTIEEECDLLIKNEKIKKLLEKGNENKYLTYKEINNAIDNVDADVIDILFQLLNARNIATVEDKKEFDNIVKEHSKSDSSDKFIHVEEKVGNNDDPIRLYLKEIGKVNLLTHDDEVEFSKKIEAGESEIEGIVLNTHLVVGEVLTTIKNVHSGRVSIHEILEPPRIYNVSTHEKRKLERKYKSFEKEYVVLAEKYLSLDKRIKKITTKKTIQNLTKEQDEIKDSIVKLLYKVRLNRMEIDRIAEKLKFYLHRINQIEEYFGKLKKRYYKDIEDFENYYKEIEKGNKEIFIRLVDEFNINPDAIEAVITSFHNSQVRLADIYDEVRVDKETLTEWVRKIDSARRHIARAKDHIVKANLRLVIAIAKKYVNRGLHFFDLVQEGNIGLIKAVDKFEYKKGYKFSTYATWWIRQAITRSISDQARTIRVPVHMIEQINKVTRVLRQYMQQYGREPSIQEIAKALGWPESRVKQVRNVAKDPVSLNAPIGDEEDTILGELIEDKEFESPQNITTFKILQKQIGSILGNLPQREQKVIRMRFGLDDGYSHTLEEVGYVFKVTRERIRQIEAKAIRRLKATSKKRKLKDFLDS, encoded by the coding sequence ATTACAATAGAAGAAGAATGCGACCTTCTAATAAAAAATGAAAAAATAAAAAAATTATTAGAAAAAGGAAACGAAAATAAATATCTAACCTACAAAGAAATTAATAACGCTATAGATAATGTAGACGCCGATGTAATAGATATTTTATTTCAATTATTAAATGCAAGAAATATCGCCACAGTCGAAGATAAAAAAGAATTCGACAATATTGTAAAAGAGCATAGCAAATCGGACAGTTCGGATAAATTTATCCATGTTGAAGAAAAAGTAGGAAATAATGACGACCCGATAAGATTATACTTAAAAGAAATTGGAAAAGTTAATTTGCTTACGCATGACGATGAAGTAGAATTTTCTAAAAAGATAGAAGCGGGAGAATCGGAAATTGAAGGAATTGTATTAAATACTCATTTAGTAGTTGGCGAAGTTTTAACTACTATTAAAAATGTTCATTCGGGAAGAGTTTCTATTCATGAAATATTAGAGCCTCCAAGAATATATAATGTTTCAACGCATGAAAAAAGAAAATTGGAAAGAAAATATAAAAGTTTTGAAAAAGAATATGTTGTATTGGCTGAAAAATATCTTTCTTTAGACAAAAGAATAAAAAAGATTACGACTAAAAAAACTATTCAAAATTTGACAAAAGAGCAGGATGAAATTAAAGATTCTATAGTTAAACTTCTTTACAAAGTTAGATTAAACAGAATGGAAATAGACAGAATAGCCGAAAAATTAAAATTCTATTTGCATAGAATAAATCAAATTGAAGAATATTTTGGAAAGCTAAAAAAGAGATATTACAAAGATATAGAAGATTTTGAAAATTATTATAAAGAAATTGAAAAAGGAAATAAAGAAATATTTATAAGACTTGTAGACGAGTTTAATATAAATCCTGACGCAATCGAAGCCGTTATAACGAGTTTCCATAATTCTCAAGTTCGTCTTGCAGATATTTACGATGAAGTTCGAGTCGATAAAGAAACTTTAACGGAATGGGTTAGAAAAATAGATTCTGCAAGAAGACATATTGCAAGAGCTAAAGACCATATTGTAAAAGCGAATTTAAGATTGGTTATAGCGATTGCAAAAAAATATGTCAATAGAGGACTTCATTTCTTCGATTTGGTTCAAGAAGGAAATATAGGATTAATAAAAGCGGTTGATAAATTTGAATATAAGAAAGGTTATAAATTTTCAACTTACGCAACTTGGTGGATTCGTCAGGCAATAACTCGTTCGATAAGCGACCAAGCCAGAACAATAAGAGTTCCCGTTCATATGATAGAACAGATTAATAAAGTGACTAGAGTTTTAAGACAATATATGCAGCAATACGGAAGAGAGCCTTCAATACAAGAAATAGCGAAAGCATTAGGTTGGCCCGAAAGCAGAGTAAAACAAGTTAGAAATGTAGCTAAAGACCCTGTTTCTTTAAATGCGCCTATAGGAGACGAAGAAGATACTATACTTGGAGAGCTTATAGAAGATAAAGAATTTGAAAGTCCTCAAAATATAACTACTTTCAAAATCCTTCAAAAACAAATCGGTTCTATTTTAGGAAATCTTCCGCAAAGAGAACAGAAAGTTATAAGAATGCGTTTCGGTTTGGATGATGGCTATAGTCATACTTTGGAAGAAGTTGGATATGTATTTAAAGTGACGAGAGAGAGAATAAGACAGATAGAAGCAAAGGCTATAAGAAGATTAAAAGCCACTTCAAAAAAGAGAAAACTTAAAGATTTTTTGGATTCTTAA
- a CDS encoding FAD-binding protein — MVKKGPITGERRNILFKEGSAQDRVNALVAALQKDGIDFSVGIDISTPIIDAERVVSAGKGIGGKENMKLVEELAKAAGAAIGCSRPVAEELRYLPINRYVGMSGQKFNGNLYIACGISGANQHLKGIKNAAIIVAINTRANAKIFKNADYGIVGDVKEILPLLAKALDTGAKKPAEVPYKKMKRIAPKKTIELPKLYACTGCGYEYNPLIGDPEAEIAPGTEFKSLPDEWVCPECSEEKSTFIEAF; from the coding sequence ATGGTTAAAAAAGGTCCTATCACTGGCGAAAGAAGAAATATACTATTTAAAGAAGGTTCGGCTCAAGATAGAGTTAACGCTTTGGTTGCAGCTTTACAAAAAGACGGCATTGACTTCTCTGTTGGTATAGATATAAGCACTCCTATTATTGACGCGGAAAGAGTAGTAAGCGCTGGTAAAGGTATTGGCGGAAAAGAAAATATGAAGCTTGTTGAAGAATTGGCTAAAGCTGCAGGCGCTGCTATCGGTTGTTCTCGCCCTGTTGCCGAAGAGTTGAGATATTTGCCTATAAATAGATATGTAGGTATGTCTGGACAAAAATTCAACGGTAATTTGTATATAGCTTGCGGTATTTCAGGCGCAAATCAGCATTTGAAAGGTATTAAAAATGCCGCTATAATAGTTGCGATAAATACTAGAGCAAACGCTAAAATATTCAAAAACGCCGATTATGGAATAGTCGGAGATGTTAAAGAGATTTTGCCTTTACTCGCTAAAGCTTTGGATACGGGCGCTAAAAAACCAGCCGAAGTTCCATACAAAAAAATGAAGAGAATAGCTCCTAAGAAAACAATCGAATTGCCTAAATTATATGCATGCACCGGTTGTGGCTATGAATATAACCCTCTAATAGGCGACCCTGAAGCAGAAATAGCTCCAGGAACAGAGTTTAAGTCTCTACCTGACGAATGGGTATGCCCTGAATGTAGCGAAGAAAAATCTACATTTATAGAGGCTTTTTAA
- a CDS encoding FprA family A-type flavoprotein, whose translation MHCVRKVTEDLYWVGANEHRLALFENVHPLTKGVSYNSYLLMDEKTVLFDTVDWAVCRQFIDNIAYVLNGKKLDYMIINHMEPDHAACIQEVLLRYPETKVISTEKAFMFMDQFGFVVPDGQKIQVKEGDSQKFGKHEIHFIAAQMVHWPEAMVSFDATNGVLFSADAFGTFIALDGKLFADEVNFDRDWLDEARRYYTNIVGKYGPHVQHLLKKAGGIIDKIKILCPLHGPVWRKDLGYILEKYDKWSTYVPEEKGVLIVYATMYGNTEEMAGVLAAKLADRGITNIVMHDVSSTHVSYLISDTFKLSHVVLASVTYNLNIYPPIYEYLHDMKALNLQKRKFALIENGSWAPKSGTLMQEFIENNLKQSEVLDAQVSVSSSMKDANVGEMDALVDALVESIKQQK comes from the coding sequence ATGCATTGCGTTAGAAAAGTTACAGAAGATTTATACTGGGTTGGAGCGAATGAACATCGTTTAGCCCTATTTGAAAATGTGCATCCCTTGACTAAAGGCGTTTCATATAACTCTTATCTTTTAATGGATGAAAAGACGGTTCTTTTTGATACCGTTGATTGGGCTGTATGCAGACAATTTATAGATAATATAGCTTATGTTTTGAATGGTAAAAAATTGGATTACATGATTATCAATCACATGGAACCCGACCATGCCGCTTGTATTCAAGAGGTTTTACTTCGCTATCCTGAAACTAAAGTTATATCAACCGAAAAAGCCTTTATGTTTATGGACCAATTCGGTTTTGTAGTTCCTGATGGACAAAAAATTCAAGTTAAAGAAGGCGATTCTCAAAAGTTTGGAAAGCATGAAATTCACTTCATAGCCGCTCAAATGGTTCACTGGCCAGAAGCTATGGTAAGTTTTGACGCTACAAACGGAGTTTTATTCTCTGCGGACGCTTTCGGAACATTTATAGCTTTAGACGGAAAATTATTCGCAGACGAAGTTAATTTTGACAGAGATTGGCTCGATGAAGCTCGAAGATATTATACGAATATCGTTGGTAAATACGGTCCTCATGTTCAACATCTCCTTAAAAAAGCGGGCGGAATTATTGACAAAATTAAAATACTTTGTCCTTTGCATGGTCCCGTTTGGAGAAAAGATTTGGGCTATATACTTGAAAAATACGACAAATGGAGCACTTATGTTCCAGAAGAAAAAGGCGTTTTAATCGTTTACGCTACAATGTATGGAAATACGGAAGAGATGGCTGGAGTTCTTGCGGCAAAATTAGCGGATAGGGGAATAACAAATATAGTTATGCATGATGTTTCAAGCACGCATGTATCTTATTTGATTTCGGATACTTTCAAATTAAGCCATGTTGTTTTGGCTTCGGTTACTTATAATTTGAATATATATCCGCCTATATACGAATATTTGCATGATATGAAGGCTCTTAATCTTCAAAAAAGAAAATTTGCCCTAATAGAAAACGGCTCTTGGGCTCCTAAATCTGGCACTTTGATGCAAGAGTTTATAGAAAATAATCTTAAACAATCAGAAGTTTTAGACGCTCAAGTTTCTGTTTCTTCTTCAATGAAGGATGCAAATGTAGGCGAAATGGACGCTTTGGTAGACGCTTTAGTAGAATCTATCAAACAACAAAAATAA
- a CDS encoding Eco57I restriction-modification methylase domain-containing protein, whose product MKLDTFDILLANPPFGKDIKVEGEEKLSQYILAHKTDKKGINKLQKQGKVSTLFLERNLQLVKKGGKIGIILPEPYFALPSYKGAINFMFENNNIMWVIDLPQNTFRPHNNAKCCAIIIQKGEKQQEYINMAVAEYIGHDHQGRVIYNADKTIKDDTSQIIKEINERQKNKRKLINKYDRKLTFKIKADIVKEKNILVPRFYWQAKLDRVIEKANKNNIELISMQQLIDEKIIESFDGHGSPKGELKGLGDVPYIRVKDIVNWQSYIDVTSLIPRDEYERIFKENKELKPRDILYVSRGSYRIGSVAMVSPYDTEILLTREIIIIRIKKENNQYGISPEYLLYALSHKYVWEQTENKVFYEPCYQI is encoded by the coding sequence ATAAAATTAGATACTTTTGACATTTTATTAGCAAACCCTCCCTTTGGAAAAGATATTAAAGTTGAAGGAGAAGAAAAACTATCTCAATATATATTAGCTCATAAAACAGACAAAAAAGGAATTAATAAACTACAAAAACAAGGAAAGGTTTCCACTTTATTTTTAGAAAGGAACTTACAGTTAGTTAAGAAAGGAGGCAAAATTGGCATTATACTACCAGAGCCATATTTTGCATTACCTTCCTATAAAGGTGCAATAAATTTCATGTTTGAAAATAATAATATTATGTGGGTTATAGATTTACCACAAAATACATTTAGACCTCATAATAATGCAAAATGTTGCGCTATTATAATTCAAAAAGGGGAAAAGCAACAAGAGTATATAAATATGGCTGTTGCCGAATATATAGGGCATGACCATCAAGGAAGAGTAATCTATAATGCAGATAAAACTATTAAAGATGATACTTCGCAAATTATAAAAGAAATTAATGAAAGGCAAAAGAATAAAAGAAAGCTTATTAATAAATACGATAGAAAATTAACATTTAAGATAAAAGCTGATATAGTAAAAGAAAAAAATATTTTAGTTCCTAGATTTTATTGGCAAGCTAAATTAGATAGGGTTATAGAAAAAGCAAATAAGAATAATATTGAGCTAATATCTATGCAACAATTAATAGATGAAAAAATTATTGAAAGTTTTGATGGACATGGTTCTCCAAAAGGAGAATTAAAAGGACTTGGTGATGTCCCATATATAAGAGTTAAAGATATTGTTAATTGGCAATCGTATATAGATGTTACTTCTTTAATTCCAAGAGACGAATACGAAAGAATATTCAAAGAAAATAAAGAATTGAAACCGAGAGACATTCTATATGTTAGTAGAGGTAGCTATCGTATAGGTAGTGTAGCGATGGTATCGCCATACGATACGGAGATTTTATTGACAAGAGAAATTATTATTATTCGCATAAAAAAAGAAAATAATCAATATGGTATATCTCCTGAATATCTACTATATGCTTTATCTCATAAATATGTATGGGAACAAACTGAAAATAAAGTATTTTATGAACCTTGTTACCAAATATAG
- a CDS encoding N-6 DNA methylase, which translates to MPHEKLTDYVSGQAIPATPEEKYATQPFSKMLVEDYGYDKSMIITRPQFKIKRSPSDKVGYPIDICVFDKINGIKKIKMIVECKAPNEKISDTRQLEIYMSLSDSEIGIMFNGVDSIYLRKIRNENGDVFERIPAIPKYGEKLDEIGLYKKSNLIPTHNLKSIFREIRGWIVANGNITRDEDIASQIILLMLCKIYDERFTSMKDNCQFRATLSDTDDEIENRINKLFLATQNKYNDVILSTDTIEFDGKTLRGIIGRLQRFSIITTDRDCMADAFEVFINKSVKESEGQFFTPRNVINVIIQAIDIKRDDKIIDSACGSGGFLVEALKKT; encoded by the coding sequence ATGCCACATGAAAAATTAACAGATTATGTTTCTGGACAAGCAATTCCTGCTACACCAGAAGAAAAATATGCGACTCAACCATTTTCAAAAATGCTTGTTGAAGATTATGGCTATGATAAATCTATGATAATTACAAGACCTCAATTTAAGATTAAAAGAAGCCCGTCCGATAAAGTAGGTTATCCTATAGATATTTGTGTTTTCGATAAAATTAATGGTATAAAAAAAATAAAAATGATAGTTGAATGTAAAGCACCTAATGAAAAAATTTCGGATACGAGACAATTAGAAATATATATGTCGTTATCGGATTCTGAAATAGGTATTATGTTCAATGGAGTGGATAGTATATATCTACGAAAAATTAGAAATGAAAACGGGGATGTTTTTGAAAGAATACCAGCTATTCCAAAATATGGTGAAAAATTAGATGAGATAGGATTATATAAAAAGAGTAATTTAATACCAACGCATAATTTAAAAAGTATATTTAGAGAAATTCGTGGATGGATAGTTGCTAATGGTAATATTACAAGAGATGAAGATATAGCTAGCCAAATTATCTTATTAATGCTATGTAAAATATATGACGAGAGATTTACTTCTATGAAAGATAATTGCCAATTTAGAGCAACATTATCAGACACAGATGATGAAATAGAAAATAGGATTAATAAATTATTTTTAGCAACACAAAATAAATATAACGATGTTATATTGTCAACTGATACAATAGAATTCGATGGTAAAACATTAAGAGGTATAATTGGCAGATTGCAAAGGTTTAGTATCATAACAACAGATAGAGATTGTATGGCTGATGCTTTTGAAGTATTTATTAATAAATCTGTAAAAGAATCTGAAGGACAATTTTTTACTCCTAGAAATGTTATAAATGTAATAATTCAGGCAATAGATATTAAGAGAGATGACAAAATTATTGATAGTGCTTGCGGAAGTGGTGGCTTTCTTGTGGAAGCATTAAAAAAAACTTGA
- a CDS encoding tetratricopeptide repeat protein produces MINKENRYFYNALSNIQNQNYEKAIEDLIKVIELDEKNLDAYYNLARVYYDIKSYDKAIETYNKSIEIYPYDSEIYYNRAEVYIELNKFEEALKDLEKAISINKSFSDAYYLISVIFRKQKKYKKSIKYLKKVLETNGEDYIAYYDIYKLYNILIKHEKDETKKEKYLNIANKSLKKSANLGYEKAINKLKSEN; encoded by the coding sequence ATGATTAATAAAGAAAATCGCTATTTCTATAACGCTTTAAGCAATATTCAAAATCAAAATTACGAAAAAGCTATTGAGGATTTGATTAAAGTAATTGAATTAGACGAAAAAAATTTAGACGCATATTATAATTTGGCAAGAGTTTATTACGATATAAAATCTTACGATAAGGCTATTGAAACTTATAACAAGTCGATTGAAATTTATCCGTATGATAGCGAAATATATTATAATAGAGCCGAAGTTTATATTGAGTTAAATAAATTTGAAGAAGCCTTAAAAGATTTAGAAAAAGCGATTTCGATAAATAAATCTTTTTCTGACGCTTATTATTTGATTTCCGTTATATTTAGAAAACAAAAAAAATATAAAAAATCAATTAAATATTTGAAAAAAGTTTTGGAGACGAACGGAGAAGATTATATAGCTTATTACGATATTTATAAATTATATAATATTTTAATTAAGCATGAAAAAGACGAAACTAAAAAAGAAAAATATTTAAATATTGCAAATAAAAGTTTGAAAAAATCTGCAAATTTAGGTTATGAGAAAGCGATTAATAAATTAAAATCTGAAAATTAA
- a CDS encoding methyl-accepting chemotaxis protein: MRKLIYKIPIMFAIAIIIATSSSIILSNAFYIKTFNTTLNEYKMQLNNENVSNNELKDKVYIPLKRTILFSIIVGLIIVISLTIMAIIFTKRLTSYLNEALRVSHLLSEGDISFKISEKFLSRKDEIGDIIRSLNNVVDVLKGIIKTANLNIDLTKRTAYSLTYSNKDLLQRTTEQTLQLEKTAEATEEISGTIKKSAENAGLINQMMKEAKESVDRAGNIISETVNNTEEAFEYSEKISGLVKFIEDIAFQTNLLALNASVEAARAGEHGKGFAVVASEVRNLAQTTQSSVHDITSFISGSNERVKKATESANFSRELFADIENKISETTKLISDMHDITKEQMIGIGNINKAMTDIDLRNQENDSLVGSMGESSKELESQMEELFKAMSFFQIGARKIEWLDKYNTLNKTIDSQHIKIIEYANKVHNALYSGNKKEVDEAFKGAIEYTKFHFSEEQKIQVQHKDKYHKVKEHFGEHRMFENKIDEQYKKFQNSLDWRKVAEDFSHLLEKLLIEHIGVWDKEFVKTAGIQNS; this comes from the coding sequence ATGAGAAAATTAATTTATAAAATTCCAATTATGTTTGCAATTGCAATTATAATAGCCACTTCTTCAAGCATAATATTATCCAACGCTTTTTATATAAAAACTTTTAATACAACTTTAAATGAATATAAAATGCAATTAAATAATGAAAATGTTTCAAATAACGAATTAAAAGATAAAGTTTATATTCCATTAAAAAGAACGATTTTATTTTCCATAATAGTCGGATTAATTATAGTAATCTCTCTTACGATAATGGCGATAATTTTTACAAAAAGGCTAACTTCTTATTTGAACGAAGCTTTAAGAGTTTCGCATTTATTATCCGAAGGAGATATTAGTTTTAAAATTTCCGAAAAATTTTTAAGTAGAAAAGACGAAATTGGCGATATAATAAGAAGTTTAAATAATGTTGTCGATGTGTTAAAAGGAATTATAAAAACTGCAAATTTAAATATAGATTTGACAAAAAGAACGGCTTATTCCTTGACTTATTCTAATAAAGATTTATTACAAAGGACAACGGAACAAACTTTACAATTAGAAAAAACCGCCGAAGCTACGGAAGAGATTTCAGGAACTATAAAAAAGTCCGCAGAAAACGCGGGTTTAATAAATCAAATGATGAAAGAAGCTAAAGAATCTGTCGATAGAGCGGGAAATATAATATCCGAAACGGTTAATAATACGGAAGAAGCTTTTGAATATAGCGAAAAAATAAGCGGACTTGTAAAATTTATTGAAGATATAGCTTTTCAAACTAATTTGCTAGCGTTAAATGCATCGGTTGAAGCTGCAAGAGCGGGAGAGCATGGAAAAGGTTTCGCCGTAGTCGCTTCTGAAGTTAGGAATTTAGCTCAAACGACTCAAAGCTCCGTTCATGATATAACTTCTTTTATTTCGGGAAGCAATGAAAGAGTAAAGAAGGCTACAGAATCGGCTAATTTTTCAAGAGAATTATTTGCAGATATTGAAAATAAAATTTCAGAAACTACAAAATTAATATCCGATATGCATGATATAACTAAAGAGCAAATGATTGGAATAGGAAATATTAATAAAGCTATGACGGATATAGATTTGAGGAATCAAGAAAATGACAGTTTAGTCGGTTCTATGGGAGAATCTTCAAAAGAGCTTGAAAGTCAAATGGAAGAATTATTTAAAGCTATGAGTTTTTTCCAAATAGGAGCGAGAAAAATTGAATGGCTTGATAAATATAACACTTTAAATAAAACTATAGACTCGCAACATATTAAAATAATAGAATACGCGAATAAAGTTCATAACGCTTTATATAGCGGAAATAAAAAAGAAGTTGACGAAGCTTTTAAAGGAGCTATCGAATATACAAAATTCCATTTTTCAGAAGAGCAGAAAATACAAGTTCAACATAAAGATAAATATCATAAAGTTAAAGAGCATTTTGGAGAGCATAGAATGTTTGAAAATAAAATAGACGAACAATATAAAAAATTTCAAAACAGCCTCGATTGGCGTAAAGTTGCCGAAGATTTTTCTCACCTTTTGGAAAAACTTTTAATAGAGCATATCGGAGTTTGGGATAAAGAATTTGTAAAAACTGCAGGAATTCAGAATTCTTAA
- a CDS encoding ribonuclease R family protein gives MKNSKSKKNKVNNDKSNKEKKSIKYNKNSNKKILVKKKLDKKTDIKKSIPKPDIKIDINNPKKDAELIAKAYNIPIEFNKKCLEEAKSLPDNLENEPLEFDRIDLRDLKTITIDGADSKDFDDAISVEKLNDGYKIGVHIADVSHFVDIGSALDREARKRGNSVYLIDKVYPMFPHELSNGICSLNEGVSRFAMTVFINIDNKGNVRESSFHKSVIKSDRRLTYDYAQDILDKIEEDEEWLKKLLTEANEIKEILLKKRIENGSIEFNLNETKIILDGDGNPKDFFIAERKETHKIIEELMLLANCEVAKKLKNIKGAIYRVHDSPDKEKLDTFNRIAYNRGYKLVKDNEGNFDFQSFMENITGKADEKLLLTLLLRSMKQAVYDINNIGHFGLGFQYYTHFTSPIRRYTDLLTHRLLKLVLEEDIKTLKPSMQKMFNNAALSCSKTERVAIECERALNKVKSVRFMKDKVGNEYNGIISGITKFGIFVEIEERGIEGLIRYAILKSHYRFDEKEQAAYSEANGKWFTLGDKIRITVYKVNLKELFIDFIPSDEFDNSFDRENIIDGKDFFNKIRKSKNKKNNKNNSNRGNNRGRNKSKNNRKR, from the coding sequence TTGAAAAATAGTAAAAGTAAAAAGAATAAAGTTAATAACGATAAATCTAATAAAGAAAAAAAATCAATTAAATATAATAAAAATTCAAATAAAAAAATTTTAGTTAAAAAAAAATTGGATAAAAAAACGGATATTAAGAAATCTATTCCAAAACCCGATATAAAGATAGATATAAACAATCCTAAAAAAGACGCCGAATTAATAGCAAAAGCTTATAATATTCCGATTGAATTCAATAAAAAATGTTTAGAGGAAGCAAAATCACTGCCCGATAATTTGGAAAACGAACCTTTAGAATTTGACAGAATAGATTTAAGAGATTTAAAAACTATAACTATAGACGGAGCGGATTCAAAAGATTTTGACGATGCGATAAGCGTAGAAAAATTAAACGATGGTTATAAAATCGGAGTTCATATTGCAGATGTGAGTCATTTTGTAGATATTGGAAGCGCTTTAGACAGAGAGGCGAGAAAGAGAGGAAATAGCGTTTATTTGATAGATAAAGTTTATCCAATGTTTCCGCATGAACTTTCAAACGGAATTTGTTCTTTAAATGAAGGAGTTAGCAGATTTGCTATGACGGTTTTTATAAATATTGACAATAAAGGCAATGTTAGAGAAAGCAGTTTTCATAAAAGCGTTATAAAATCCGACAGAAGATTAACCTACGATTACGCTCAAGATATTTTAGACAAAATTGAAGAAGACGAAGAATGGCTAAAAAAATTATTAACCGAAGCAAATGAAATAAAAGAAATATTATTAAAAAAAAGAATTGAAAACGGAAGTATAGAATTTAATTTAAACGAAACTAAAATTATACTTGACGGAGACGGAAATCCGAAAGACTTTTTTATCGCCGAAAGGAAAGAAACGCATAAAATAATAGAAGAGTTAATGCTTTTGGCAAATTGCGAAGTCGCTAAAAAATTGAAAAATATAAAAGGCGCTATTTACAGAGTTCATGATTCTCCCGATAAAGAAAAATTGGACACATTTAATAGAATCGCTTACAACAGAGGATATAAATTAGTAAAAGACAATGAAGGAAATTTTGATTTTCAATCTTTTATGGAAAATATAACGGGAAAGGCGGACGAAAAATTACTTCTCACTTTACTTTTGCGTTCTATGAAACAGGCTGTTTACGATATTAATAATATAGGACATTTTGGGCTTGGCTTTCAATATTATACGCATTTTACATCGCCGATAAGAAGATATACAGATTTGCTCACTCATAGATTATTAAAATTAGTATTGGAAGAAGATATAAAAACTCTTAAACCTTCAATGCAGAAAATGTTTAATAACGCCGCTTTGTCATGCTCAAAAACCGAAAGAGTGGCTATAGAATGCGAGCGAGCTTTAAATAAAGTAAAATCCGTTAGGTTTATGAAAGATAAAGTTGGAAACGAATATAACGGAATAATAAGCGGAATAACGAAATTCGGAATATTCGTGGAAATAGAAGAGCGAGGAATAGAAGGACTTATAAGATACGCAATTTTAAAATCGCATTATAGATTTGACGAAAAAGAACAAGCTGCCTATAGCGAAGCTAACGGCAAATGGTTTACTTTGGGCGATAAAATAAGAATAACGGTTTATAAAGTTAATCTTAAAGAATTATTTATAGATTTTATTCCATCTGACGAGTTTGATAATTCATTTGATAGAGAGAATATAATTGACGGTAAAGATTTTTTTAATAAAATTAGAAAAAGCAAAAATAAAAAGAATAATAAAAATAATTCTAATCGCGGTAATAATAGAGGAAGAAATAAATCAAAAAATAATCGCAAAAGATAA